tttcacaaaattcttttcgttgattgtttgtataaaaattgatgatttcatttgtttttttaataaaaaaaaatcttatgaaaatgataaaattaacctcaatgaagtatatgcaatctaaCATGAGgaggtgttagtgtaaataactcaaaatgGAGACATACAATGTATATAAAGATTACAAATTTATTGTAATCACCTTATCTACCACTATTTTTCtaaacgaaaaaaaataatgcattaaatttcTATTGAGAAGTTGATATAGATACAAATAATGCAGTTGTATAAAAGATTttattggagagagagagagagagagagagagagagagagagagagagagctaagTGCTCCCTTATTATGAATTAGCTTTATCCCAATTGTACAATTTCATTACTGGAGTAATGTTATGGACAAATTCAAGTGGGTTTCACTTGTATGTTGTACTCTAACAAAATATGTTATGAGTAGTTTTGAGAATTCCGATCCACACCATCCAATACATGGAGCTTCCTTGGATGTTTATTCCAAAAGTAACGTATATATTGAGCAGAAACACAAAAgctatatgcatgttttacatatatacatatccaTATTTCTCACCAAAATGAGACTTAGCTAGGTTTTATCCTGACGTATGATTTGATCAATAATGTGTTTAATAAATATGGGACAACAATACGTATTCAATAGTTAATGATTGAGAGGCTCCTAAGAACTTTCAATTCTTCCCttctttattaattaaaaaatatccAATAGTTATGTTCgttcttcaaaaataatttagttaTGTGTTATATGAGAAAAGATGTATACAACTAAgtaatttttatatgaaatatatTAACACGTGAATTCATATACTGTAACACTTGAAATAATAACATCGCTTAACAGTTTTCGTAATACCACTCAATAATTTCTTGTATATTACTGTagaattttctcttttcttccatTGTCCATGACAGGTGTTAGAAATTGACTTGATCCTTATGTTGCATAGAAATTTGATGCACTTGAGATCTGGTAGTCTTGGTCTAAATGAGAAATTAGCATACCAAGCGCTGGCTTACAACAATAGACAACTTTTATAATTTACTGAAGTTTTAAATATACACCAAAATGTTGTATTTTGCCTCTTGCATTATCTAAAGTGTTAACATAAAATATGATCTTGAATTGAAAGGAATCATTATGGTGGTTGGCCTTGTACTAGCATAATATTCATGATgcctttctttgttttattaatttattttttaatttggtttgaatGCCATGACTTTTCTTGGTAAATttgcaaaaattaaaattaaaaattgaaaaaaatggtATATACGTGTTTACTGATCAAACACTCCTTAGTGCACTAGCTGCATGGTAACTTTTCTATGTTGATCAACTCTCGTAGTACGATGGAGCTGTTTGCATAAAATATGATaatgaattgaaaaaaaatccaataacACAACTGGTATTTtgatcaacaaaaagaaggtAGCTAGCTTCAAATATAGTTTTAACAATGCTTTGATTTCTCACCAGTCCCCCTCATTATCAAACATGCATATGTCAAATGACATCAAAGTTATATAAGTGGtactaaaaaaatcaaattgtaGGCTAACTTCTTTAGCAAGGGAATGACcatcatattttttaaatattatttctttttcttaccGGAAAATGTGTAGTTTCATAAACTTCTTTATAGCAAGGGAATGACTTTTGCTCATATGCTCTTTTGCGTTTTGATCCTccaagtaattaaaaaaatattatttttgtatagtttttgtttttcaagacAATCtgtgtaattaaaaaaagatgagACGGTAGATGACATGTGTTGTCATGCCATATGATATGTATTAGTATCAATATGTTGGTAAACAAATTAGCCCCATAGCATTATTACACTAAAAAACACTCATCCGTAGTTTGACTTCATTTTaggtttgtgttttttttatcataaaaaataCTACTCATTGAAGGGGTGGCAGAAATTTTCATCATCTCACTAAAACattaatttgaaaagaaaaaagaaaacataacgAATTTAAGAAATTCATTCACCCCTATAGTCAACAACTCAATAAGGAAATGAACCGTTGAATTCTGTtcaattgaagttgaagtgAGAAGATTTGGGGGAATTGAGAGAAAATGAGGGAAGAAATTTAGAGGATCCAGCTGCTTTCCCAACACCAATCATTTTCGTGGCCCCAAGAGCGTTGAAATGGTCAAAGGGTGATGAGAAACAGACAAGCTAAGAATTCCTTAGAGACCAACCccccacaaaaagaaaaaacaaagggtTCATTTCTGCATTACAAGAATTCCTGAGACAGGCAATCATCATGTGACACGTGGCTCCATTGCTCCCATTGAATTTGCACATTTTTTGGCTACAATGCCGCGATAATGCATGGTTGTTTCAAAGGCGTAAACCCTTAGATTTTGAGCAACAAGGAAGGAAATAGGGATCGACAGAGgagaagaacaaagaaaacaaaaacacaaaaacacaaaaaacacaaaaaaaaacgaaaaaaagaggagaagagaagCGAAAAGGCGAAGCtgtctttcttctcttcttttcttttcttactatcaaatctttctttgttttcctcCATCTTAACATCACAAAATAAGTGAAGTTactataaatttttaataaggCAGTCCCTTTTAATTCCAACATTTGCTGCTGCTAGGTGTCAATCATGACTTCGAGCAAGTTTAGAAGAGCCTTGGGGGCGGTGAAGGACCAGACGAGTATAGGCCTAGCTAAAGTTGGTAGCAGCACATCTCTGGCGGACCTAGACGTGGCCATTGTGAAAGCATCGAGGCACGAAGAGTACCCGACAGAGGAGAAATACATACGAGAGATTCTGAGCTTGACATGCTACTCGCGCGCCTACATCAGCGCCTGCGTCAACACCATCTCCAGGCGTCTCAACAAGACCAAGAACTGGATCGTTGCCCTCAAAACCTTAATGTTGGTCCAACGGCTGCTGTCCGAGGGCGACCCGGCTTATGAACAGGAAATATTTTTCTCCACAAGGCGCGGCACTCGCTTCCTCAACATGTCCGATTTTCGGGACGCTTCCACGTCCAATTCGTGGGACTACTCTGCGTTTGTGCGCACGTACGCCTTGTATCTGGATGAACGGCTTGAGTTCCGAATGCAAAGCCGGCGCGGGAAACGTAGTGCCTTTGGAATCGACGAAGAAGAGGATCCTCAGGAGCCGCCCCATAATTATGCTAACCAGCAGTCATGTCCCAGAGCCACGCCTGTGCATGAGATGAAAGCTGAGAAGCTTTTTTCTAGGATGCAGCATGTGCAGCAGCTCCTTGAGCGCTTCTTAGCATGTCGCCCAACAGGTTTCATCCAATCCAGTTACCATTTACCATTTACCATATCCATAACGCACGCACCTGCATGCAAACGTTTCATCCATGCATGCATGGCTGCGCTCTTGCATTATCTGTTCAATCAAATCAATAATGTTAAGGAGACAACATCATTTCTATAAGAAAATCATCTGCCACATCATATtatcaattaaatatataGTTTGTCTAAAATGGAATACATTGTAGGTCAATCTTTGGTACTTGGTACATTGTCGATATTTTGTCAATAGTCTTTCGATATTAGGTAACATCGATAAAATATTGACAAGACATTAGATATTAGGTACTGTAGATTAGTACTCGATACCAGTTAATCACTCTATTCTATAATtactctcttcttttcttgtttcgGAGAGCATTACTCTTTTCTTTCATGAACAATTAATATCATAATTCATCGTTTCTAACATTTTTGTTGCTTTTATGTGCAACCAAATTGGAACGTACGTACAACAGGTGAAGCAAAGACCAACAGGGTAGTAATAGTGGCGCTGTTCCCAATAGTTAAAGAAAGCTTCCAGATATATTATGACATAACAGAACTAATGGGCGTCTTAATCGATCGCTTCATGGAGCTGGAGATCCACGACTGTGCCAAGGTGTTCGAGATATTCTGCCGCATCGGAAAGGAGTTTGATGAGCTGGACACATTCTACAGCTGGTGCAAAACCATTGGCATTGCTCGCTCCTCAGAGTATCCCGAGGTTGAGAAGATTACACCCAAGAAACTGGAGGTGATGGAGGAGTACATACGCGACAAGTCAGCCTTGGCGCAGGGCAGGAAGTCGGTCAAGGCGCTGCTGGAGCAACAGAAGATTGAGGAGATAGATCAAGAAACTAATCGGGACGacgatgaagaagaagaagatatgaaTGCCATGAAGGCCTTGCCACCACCTGAAAGTTTTGTTGAGGAAAGCAATAACAAGGAAATAGAGCCGgtaaaggaagaagaaactaGGAAACCGCAACAAGAAGAAGGGGACCTGTTGAACTTGGGAGACGACGCTGTGTCGAGCGAAGAGCATGCTGACAAATTGGCGTTGGCTTTGTTCAATGGCGCTACTGCAGAGGCAAAAACACGCCTTCCAGCATGGGAAGCCTTTGCTGATGAAGCTGATTGGGAGACGGCGTTGGTCCAGTCGGCCAGTCACTTGTCCCATCAGAAGGCGTCCCTCGGAGGCGGCTTTGACGTTTTGTTGTTGGATGGAATGTACCAGCAAGCTGAGATATCAGCGGCGATGGCTGGCCCAGGATCTGGAGTGAGTGGAAGTGCGAGTAGTGTTGCATTGGGGTCAGCAGGACGGCCTGCAATGCTAGCATTGCCTGcaccaccatcatcatcagatCATCATGAGTCTAGTAAATCAAACGTACACGTGGACCCGTTTGCTGCCTCGTTGGTGGTGCCGCCGCCTTCATACGTGCAAATGTCGGACCTGGAGAAGAAGCAGAAGCTGTTGGTGGAAGAACAGTTCATGTGGCAGCAGTATGCAAGAGATGGGATGCAAGGGCAGCTTGGATTGACAAAGCTACAACATAATCCTCACAACATCAACATGGGAGGTTACACACACACCTACTGACGATGACTTGACTTAATTAACACATTGGTTGAGTTGTTAATGGTCATTAATTAGGGTTTAACCAACCTCCATGTGAATTTGGACATATTGTTTTTTCCTCTTATTTAGGTGAGGTTCAGTTCGGTAGCATTTTATGCTGGTAGGGCAAGTGAAATATGCAAAGGATTAAGGTAATCCATGTATCATCGAAGTATGAAAAAGGTACTAAATGGTCcacttttatatttatatgcatatgcatatatagATGGCCCTCTTGGCAACCATCGTTTTGAAAGCTATCCTTGCAAACTAGAATGATTGTTTTCTGCCTCTCACATCGGTCCCCAATGCACATGTATACAAAACACAAGTACAGGCAGACATCTGAAGGCAATCGGAGAAGGGGGAAACTTGTCAACCACCTGTGTTAACAAATCAGGCAGGTGGCATGAAAATCCTAGCCGGACACTTGCAAAGTATTGTCGATGCGAATCAGCATATTTCTTGGGACCCAAGAATTCACATACGCTTATCTTTGAAGCCCTACCTACGAGTTCCAAACTCAATTGATAGTCCACCTGTAGTCATTTCAATATCATCGAAAGTGTTGCTCTTGCTTCTGATCTAATCATCTTGGCGAGCAAAGATCAAGGTCACCAAAATATGTTGACATTATGAATTCCGCATCGGAAATTAAATAGTCCAACTTGAAGCGTTGTGTAATAGTTTAACAAAAACGAAGCTATCTgagcaaataaaataatgagaTTCAAACAAACTGGCCTGTCCCGTTTTAATATCAATATTTCATGAAATTTTAGACAAACATTGAAAACCAAGCAAACCACCAACTGGAacataaatgaaacaaaatttgttGGATGAACATACAATGAGGAAGGTTAATCAGCATAAACATCATTTCGAATTGGGGGCAAAGATTTCCAATTTTTGACATGTAATTTCAAATACAAGGGATTTGAAGGGGTCAGAATTTgtaaaagaaactaattatgAATACAGATGCCTTACAAGGCACATGTCCCAAAAATAATGCTCCTAGAAATAGAATAACTGATCGTTTAATAAATATTCCCTAATACAGGGGGATGAAACCTCATACTGTAATGAGAGCTGTGGCatatttggaaaaagaaaatccatatTATGCTATATGTAACTCTGCAGGGCCATTTGCCAAAAATGCCAAATGCAGTTGATTTTTCTGGACATCAAGCATACATTCACTcaaacatttttcttcttttcaagaCTAGTTGCAGCATGCCGTTGGCGCTTCTTCCAGGCTGGGACTTTACCTGGGAAAGCCCACCGTAAAAGCTTCTCCCATGAGTAGCAGGTCAAAAACATAAGAAGGGCCCATAGCAGTAGCTTATCCCTCAGTCCCACTGGCAAGGGCACCAGCCTAAGCCAGTCATTCAAGTCCCTGAATAGATCAGATGTGATGACTGTGAAGAA
The window above is part of the Prunus dulcis chromosome 1, ALMONDv2, whole genome shotgun sequence genome. Proteins encoded here:
- the LOC117615661 gene encoding putative clathrin assembly protein At1g03050; its protein translation is MTSSKFRRALGAVKDQTSIGLAKVGSSTSLADLDVAIVKASRHEEYPTEEKYIREILSLTCYSRAYISACVNTISRRLNKTKNWIVALKTLMLVQRLLSEGDPAYEQEIFFSTRRGTRFLNMSDFRDASTSNSWDYSAFVRTYALYLDERLEFRMQSRRGKRSAFGIDEEEDPQEPPHNYANQQSCPRATPVHEMKAEKLFSRMQHVQQLLERFLACRPTGEAKTNRVVIVALFPIVKESFQIYYDITELMGVLIDRFMELEIHDCAKVFEIFCRIGKEFDELDTFYSWCKTIGIARSSEYPEVEKITPKKLEVMEEYIRDKSALAQGRKSVKALLEQQKIEEIDQETNRDDDEEEEDMNAMKALPPPESFVEESNNKEIEPVKEEETRKPQQEEGDLLNLGDDAVSSEEHADKLALALFNGATAEAKTRLPAWEAFADEADWETALVQSASHLSHQKASLGGGFDVLLLDGMYQQAEISAAMAGPGSGVSGSASSVALGSAGRPAMLALPAPPSSSDHHESSKSNVHVDPFAASLVVPPPSYVQMSDLEKKQKLLVEEQFMWQQYARDGMQGQLGLTKLQHNPHNINMGGEVQFGSILCW